The Spirochaeta cellobiosiphila DSM 17781 genome contains the following window.
ATCTTCGCCATGAAGTTACAATGGTTACCTACTTCTGGCTGGATAACAGGTCGTCATGGGGCCTGGACTTTAATTATGCCAGTAATAACATTGATGTTTCCTTATTTTGCCAATATAGCAAGATTATCAAGAGCTAGTATTTTAGAAATATTACGAAGTGATTATGTGAGAACAGCACGTGCCAAAGGCTTGAAAGAATCTGTGATCATTTTTAAGCATGTTCTAAAGGGTGGAATGTTGCCTGTTGTAAGTTATTTAGGACCTGCTTTAGCCGGAATTTTAGTTGGATCTGTTGTTGTAGAACAAATATTTCGGGTTCCTGGATTAGGGACTTTCTTTGTTAAGTCAGCTTTTAATCGTGATTACACATTGATATTAGGAACTGTAATTGTGTACTCCGTTCTATTGGTATTGTTAAATTTTATAGTGGATATAGTGTATTCCATTCTGGATCCTCGAGTCAGCTATAAATAGGAGATAAGTAAAATAATGAGTAATGAAAAAAACTCTGTGACTAGTTCTGAAGAACCTAAAGCAGATGAAAATACATTTAGTATGTCTGTTAAAGGGTCCAGTTTAACACAGGACGCTTGGCGACGATTAAAGAAAAATAAAATGGCTATGTTTGGATTGGGAATTTTTATTTTCTATGCCTTTATAGCGTTTCTTGGACCTTATATCCTCCCCATTTATTCTTACAAATTCCAGGTGATTGATCATATTCATCTACCACCATCCTTAACAAAGACGGCGGGAGAGTTATGGTATGAAAAAGAGTCTACCCATATGAAGGCTATTGCTGCTAAAGAAGGTAGAGAATTAAATGCAGAAGAAAAAGCTGAACTAGATGATATGATCTATCGTATTCATAATGAAACTAAGGTTATAAATGGAAAAACAGTGAAAATCCATGAACGTCATTACCTTCTGGGTACTGATTATCTTGGGAGGGATTTGCTGTCTCGTATTATCTATGGTGGTCGAATCTCCATACTGGTCGGCCTTGTTGGTGCACTGGTTGCTGTATTTATTGGAATTGTATTAGGTGCCCTGGCAGGATTCATGGGTGGTACTGTAGATGCTATAATATCAAGAGTCATTGATGTTATGTATAGCTTACCTTACATGCTCATGGTAATCATTTTTATGGCAATATTCGGTCAAAACATTTTTAACCTTTTCTTGGCTTTAGCCTTGGTGTCTTGGTTAACCGTTGCCCGGGTTGTTCGGGGGCAAATTATTTCATTAAAAAATTCTGAGTTTGTTGAAGCTGCTAGAAGTATTGGCGCTGGGACTTGGAGAATTATATTCAGACATTTATTGCCTAATACATTAGGTGTCATTATTGTATTCACAACACTTCGTATTCCGTCATTTATTATGAGTGAATCATTTTTATCTTTCTTAGGTTTAGGAATATCTGCTCCTATGGCTTCCTGGGGAACATTACTGAAAGATGCTATTGATGGTATGAGTCTATTTCCTTGGAAATTAATCTATCCCGCTGGTGCCATGATCCTCTTTTTGTTTTCTATGAACTTTTTAGGTGATGGCCTAAGAGATGCTTTCGATCCAGAAAGTAGAAATTAAAGGAGGTGAACGTAGTGAGTAATGAAGTGATCTTAGAAGTAAAAGATCTTAAAACATATTTTAAAACTGATCAGGGCATATTGAAGGCTGTTGACGGTGTTTCCTTTGAATTAAAAAAGGGGGAAACTTTAGGTATTGTAGGAGAATCCGGTTCTGGTAAATCGGTAACCAATATGTCTGTCATGAAGCTGATCCCCCAACCACCGGGACGATATGAGGGGGGTGAAATCCTTTTTGAAGGTCGTGATGTTTTGAAAATGTCTGAATCAGAACTTCGCCAAATGCGTGGTAACAAAATATCAATGATCTTTCAAAATCCCATGACTAGTTTGAATCCTTTTCTTAAGATATCTACTCAGTTGATTGAAACTATTATGTTACATCAAAAGTTAAACAAAAAAGCCGCTCGGGAACGAGCTATTGAAATGCTTAAGTTAGTTGGTATTCCTGGAGCAGAGAACAGAGTTGATGCTTATCCTCACCAATTTTCTGGAGGGATGAGACAACGGGTAATGATTGCGATTGCCTTAAGTTGTAATCCGGAAATCCTTATCGCCGATGAACCAACAACCGCTTTGGATGTAACCATTCAAGCTCAGATCCTGGAGTTAATGAATTCACTTGCACAGAAATTTGGAACAGCTACCATTATGATTACCCACGACTTGGGTGTTGTCGCTGGGATGTGCGATCGAGTTTGTGTTATGTATGCAGGGAAAATAGTGGAAAGAGCGTCTAATGATGATCTTTTTATGGAACCAAAACATCCATATACTCAAGGTTTAATTAAATCTGTTCCAAGATTGGACAAAACAAATGATAAACGTCTTTATTCTATCCCTGGGCAACCACCAAATGTCATCAACCTGCCGGATTGCTGTCCATTTTATCCAAGATGTGAGTATGCAATGGATGTTTGTAAAAACAAGTATCCAGATGAAATTAAATTAAGCGAAGGGCGAACAGTAAGTTGTTGGTTGTATGCAGATAAGGAGACAAAGAATGGAAAATGATAAGACTGAAATCTTATTAGAAGTAAAAAATTTAAAACAACATTTTCCATTGGATGGTGGTTTCTTATTTAAGAAGAAGGTGGGAGCTATTCGCGCTGTCGATGGTGTATCTTTTGAACTACGGAGAGGAGAAACTCTTGGTCTCGTTGGTGAATCGGGTTGTGGTAAATCCACTACAGCGAGAGCTATAGCTCAATTGTATAAACCAACTGCTGGTGAAGTCATCTTAGATGGTGAAGATCTTAATAAATTATCACCTAAAGAAATGGTAACAAGAAGACGAGACGTACAAATGGTCTTTCAAGACCCTTATGCTAGTTTGAATCCACGAATGACTGTTGGAGATATTATTGCAGAGCCAATGATAATTTTTTCCAATAAAAAGGTAATCGTTCGATCAAAATCTGAAATAGCTGATCGTGTTGAATGGTTGATGGAAAAAGTTGGTTTGAATAAACGTTTCAAAAATCGATATCCCCATGAGTTTTCTGGTGGGCAGAGACAACGAATTGGAATAGCAAGGGCTCTTGCTTTAAATCCAAAACTTATCCTTGCGGATGAACCTGTTTCTGCGTTGGATGTCTCTATCCAATCTCAGATATTAAATCTTTTAAAGGATTTACAAGAAGAGTTTGGACTTACTTATTTATTTATAGCCCATGACCTTGCCGTTATTGAATACATTTGTGACCGTATTGCTGTTATGTATTTAGGTACTATGGTTGAGATCAGTCCCAGTAGTGGTTTATATAAGAATCCTTTGCACCCTTATACCAAAGCGCTTTTATCAGCTGTACCTATCCCTGATCCTGAGATTGAAAGAAAAAGAAAACGTATAACCTTAGAGGGCGACGTTCCAAGTCCAGATACAGAACGGGTTGGTTGTTACTTTTATGATAGGTGTGCTTTTAGAATGGACCATTGTAAAAATAATATCCCTAAACTTTCTAAGGTAGAAGGTGATCATAAAGTAGCCTGTTTCTTATATCATGATGTGGACGGAAAACTTTTAGAAAAAAATTAGATTATTTAGTTATTATTGATGAAGGGCTTGTTAAGCTTTGAGGAGAGTAGTTCTCCCCATGTGACAAGCTCTTTTTTTTGGTTTAATGATCTTTTTTCAATGTCTAGTGAACCTATATTCATAGAATTGATTGTTAGAGTACACATTCCCTTTGGTTGGATATCTTTTTTCTTATTAGTTTGTATAGAGTGAAAGACGGATGATGTTAATTCAATGCTTTCAATACTTTCAATGTTACCTATCATTTTTTTTCCAATTATCCCTAAACCATAAAAATGAATAAAAGAATTATGGGATAAGTCAAAGGTCCAATACTCATTATATAGACTGGCTAATAAGGTTATAAAAATAACTATGACTATAAAAGCATTGATGTCTTTTAGCAAAATGGCGGATATAATTAAACTGAGACAGATTAGCCCATTAATAATACGCATGATTTTAGATAGGCGAAATACTAATGCGTTCTCTTTTATTATTAATTTTAGTTGAGATCCAAACACTAAAGACTCCTTAAATACAAGGGGAGATCAAAAATATTGTTAATATGAGGGAAAGGATGTTTCTTATATTCATTATCATATTCATCTACCAATAATACATGTCCACCCATTTCCTGAAAAGGATACAAGTATTTGGGATGATCATCAATGAATAGTGTGTTCTCTATTGTGTAATGAGCGACATCGAGAGCTTTAGTATAACTGGATATATGAGGTTTGCCTTTGAGATTATTATATTCTATGTCAAAAATGTGTTCAAAGCAGTGGGTGATTTCTAAATAGTCTAGAACACGTAAGGCATGATCTCGAGGAGCGTTTGTCAATATCGACATAGGTAGCTTTAAGGACGAAAGCATCTGTGTCAAATTTCTTTCACGTTTGAGGTACTTGTGTATGTTCTTTGGATGCACTGCGTCAAAGAAAGACGTGATATCGGTTAAGCCTTTTGTTTTACGTAACCATTCGAGAGTTGTACCATATCTTTTGTTTTCTTTTCTAAGGACAAGTGCTTCTTCAATGGTAACACCTAAATAATTGGCAACAAATTCATTCATTCGTTGATTAATGGCTTCACTAAAACCCCAAGATCCTTGATAGAGAGTGTTATCGAGATCAAATAAAAGATATTTCATTGTATTTATTCTATAATTACCACAGAAAGGGTTTGTCCTTTCGTCGATATCTCCTGTAAATGATTCAAGGGATCAGTCAATTTTTGCCCTTTATAAATATAGTAATAGTGATGTTTTCCTGCTAACAATTTAAGGGATACTGAATATACACCTTGTTCTTTTTCAATCATGGGAGTGAAAAAAGGATCATAATTATTAAAATCACCACAAAGGTAGACTGTCTGCCCCGGTTCAGCTCTGAATGAGAATTGTACGACATTAGGTTCAATGATTTGTGGGCTTTGTAAGTAATTGTATTTCTTATCCGTAAGGGATATCCGTGAGATTTCTGTTCCCCATGAATCAGTTTCTGTATTTGGATTAGTGGGATCAGGCTTCCATAATCCATTTTCGATGATTCTATATTGAAGATCATTTTCATCACTACTCAATGGATATAGATAGAAAAATACCCCTTTTTCATTTCTTTTAAAAAGATGAATTTTTTTATAGTTTTCATTTTCAAAAGCAATTCCTACCATTCTTGTATTACCAGTTGGTTTCTGTGTGAATAAGATATTTCCATTCCATAGTCTTGGCTCACTAGCCTTATCTAGAACTGATAATGTTAGATGGGTTGCTAATTGATTAACAGGCTGTATATCATTTGACCAGCCCATATGGCTAACGAGTATAGTAATTAGTATAATAAATAGTTGTTTAACGGTTCTCATAATTCTGATATATTTAAATTCGGTTGCTATCTTAACTGACTTTAATAAGATTGGTTCAATAAACCTTTATAAAGGGACGATAATTTCTGTATGCCAAGTCTGGATGCTATTGAAGATATAAAACGACAAATTCAGTCTTTCGCTAATGAACCTACTATAAGACAGGAACGAGGCGAGGATTTAGAAGATATACAACCACCTGTATCAGATATTTCTGAAGATCTCAATTCTTTGCTGGAAGAAACAAGAGAAGAATTGGATCAAGAGCCTGAACCGGCACCTGAAGAGGAATATTCAGATCTAGATATTGATTCCTTTTTTGATGATGATCTGGATTTACCAGAAGACGGTAATCTTTCTGTTCCTGATGATTTGTTCGGTGATGACTTACTATCTGATGAACCATTTTCAGATGATGCTTTCTCTGACTCGGTTGAGAATCAGGATGAAGATTTTTCTGACTTTGATCTTGATGAGGTCGGTGAGATTCCTGAAATTGAAGACTCACTCGAGGAACAGACCGATGATCTCGATGTTCTAGAAAACTTTGATGATGTTCCAGATTTGGAATCCAGTACAGAAGATCAAGAGGATTCTTTTGGCATTGACAACAATGTGGAATTTGAAAGTAAGGATGTTACTCAGAATGATAGCCTTGATGATGACCTAGATCCTTCTGTTGATACTGCTGCTTTAGCAGCATTTGATTCAGATATGGATTTTTCTATTGATGATGATTTGGCTGAATTATCAGCTAATATAAATGATCCTTCAAATGATGAAGAGTCCAGTGTAGAGGAAGAACCTCCTGTTGATGGTTTAGATATCACTTCTGAACCAGACAGTCCTCGAGATTTGGATATTGATTTAGATGATTCTATTGATATTGAAGAAGAATCTTTTGATGAACTGGAAGATATTCCTGAGATGGAAACTTCGGGAGACCTTGATCTTGATTTGCCTGATTTTGGTGAGGACATGGGTGATCCAGGTTTTAGTGATGAAGACTTTGAGTTTTCCTTCGATGAAGATTTATCAGACAAACCTAGTGACAGTACTCCTGATGAATTAGAAGAATTTTCTTTAGATGATCCAATAAAAGAACAAGCCTCCACTGATGATGATATGGTTTTTCCAGATTTTTCAAATGATATGGAATTGGATTCCTCTTCTGATGATGAATTTTCAATCGAAACTAATATCTCCGATGATTTTCCTGAATTAGCCAGTTTTGATAGTGATGATGATTTTGAGTCTAATGAAGATGATGAATTTGATTTAGGTGATTTTGGTAGTGAATTTGGTCTAAATGAAGAAGACGATTTGCTATCTGATCCTGGAAGCCTGAATCCTGCAATGGATATGAGCCTTGATAAGGGTGAACAACCAGGTGAGTTTGAAATATCAGAAGAGGAATTTAAAAAACTTCAAAGAAAGTTAGGAACCCTACCTCTAAACTTAAGGATTGCTATTGAAGAAGCTATTGGAGAAAAGGATCTGTCAACTGAGGATAATCAAAGAATTATAAATATGTTGATTAAAGATGCTTCTCCTAAAGCTCTGGCTAAGACGGTTGGGGATATCTTAGGAAAAGTAATCAGAATCCCTTCTGGATTTAAAGAAAGTGGACTTGAGTTAGATCGAAAGCGATCTACTCTCCTATATAATGCGGTTCATATAATGCTTCCCATCATAAGGAATGCATTTTTATTAAGTATATTGACTGGTGTTTTAATTATATTGGGATATCAGTTCGCATATAGACCATTAAAGGCAAAGAATTTATATACGCGGGGCTATGAGAGTGTTCTGGATGACGACTATGAATTGGGCAAAGAAGATTTTAGATTGGCCTGGAATACATGGAAAGATAAAAGTTGGTTTTACAAATACGCAGAAGCCTATTTGAGTCGTCGACAGTATGATTACGCAGCAGAAAAGTATAGTCAATTAATTCAGAATTATCCTAAAGAAACAAATGGCTACCTGGAATGGGCCAAAATGGCTAGTAACGATCGTAATGACTATGCTGAAGCCGAACGTATTTTGAAGATGGGCTTAGATATAAATCGTAATGATTACGACTTGAAACTCTATCTTGGTGATAACTATCTTGAATGGGCTTATGAAGATCCCTCCTACTTTGAATCTGCTAGGCGTTCCTATGCTGAGTTGCGACAGGAAGCTGGAGGCAAGAATGAAATCTGGATGAGAATGTTAAGGCTTTTTATACGTACTGATAATATAAAAGAAGTAAATAGGATCAAAGATATGTATCTTGATGTTCCAGCAAGGAATCTGGCCAGTTTTGGGGATACTTGGGCAGAATTAGGAGGATATCTTATAGATAGGGATGAAATTTCTGATGTTGAATCTATACTTTTAAAATCCTATGAAATTAATCCGTCTTATCCTGAAACACATTATGAATTAGCCAGATATTTTGATCAAATAGGTAAGGAGGGAGATGAAAAGAAGGCCCTGACTTCCGCTTTATATTTTTTTGAACAATCCATGCCTTTATCTCAGAGGCGTCTTCCTAAGCTAGTAGACACTCATAAACGAATCGGAAAGTTGCAGTATGATGAAGGGGATTATCTGTCTGCAGAACAATCTTATGGGGCTGCTTTAAATATTTATGAAGATAGTAAGTCTAGAGGATTAATGTCTGCACGTAAAGAATTTGGTGAAATATACAAATTAATGGGAGACCTCAACTATTATGTGTCACATGATTATCAGACCGCTTTAGACTATTATGTTGAAGGGGAGAGGAATTATTATCAAGAACCAGAAGTGAATTATAGAAAAGGATTCGTTTACTATCTACAAAATAAGTTTAAGAAATCTCTCGATGAGTTTTATGACTCTTTGGACTCAATTGAGAATAATGAAAACCTTCGTTATGCTATGGCGAATACTTTGTATAGGAGAAAGGATTATTATGCTGCTCGCGGATATTATGAGGGTCTTAAGAAGGACCTTGAGGCCAAATATCAATCCATAGACATGTTGCTTCCTGAAGATAACCCCGATCATGAATATCTAGTTGAGGATTTGTATAAGGTTTACAACAATTTAGGTGTCTCACTTGTGCAGGTATCACGTAGGATGGGAGATAATTCAAAAAAAGGAGAAGCCCAGTATTATTTTACTAAGGCTTCTGAATTAATCGATAATTTGTCAAGAGATCCAGATTCAGGTGTTCGAGAAGAGCTTGCTAATTTGCCTTATGTGAACTCAAGATTACTATTATATCCTCAGTCAGAAGCAGACCTAGAGATATATCAAGATATTCCTAGGGACTTGCAATCAGATCAGTTTTAAAATTAGACACTAACCATCCAATTGTATTTATCCTCTTTTGAACCATATTGAATACCTTTTAATGTTAAAAGAAGTTCCTTGGTCAGTTCTCCCATTTTTCCAGCATTAAAGACTTTTGTTTTGCCTTTATGGGTCATTGATTCTAAAAAGCTGATTCCTGCTGCTGTACCAGTTACAAAACATTCCTTGCCAGCATCCAAGGCTTCTTCGATTGATATTTGTCGTTCTACGACGGTCAATCCCATATCGACAGCTAGTGTCATAATGCTTTTTCTAGTGATGCCAGGTAGAATCGTATCTCCTAAAGATGGAGTTACAAGCGTGCCATCATTTAGAAGTATAAAAAAATTACTACTAGAGCCTTCTTCTATGTACTTGCTCTCCATACTATCGAGAAATATAGCCTCCATATAGCCTTGTTGCTCTGCTTCTTTTTTAGCAAGTGTGGGAATGACATAATTAGCATCACATTTTATCCAACCTGTACCTCGTTTAGTAGCACGAATACGGTCTGTTGTAATTGCTTTTGAGCTTCCTGTTCCAAAATAAGAACTTACTGGTGTTGATATAACAATAAACCAGGGGGCTTCACTATATCCTAAGCCGATAGCCGCTTCTGAATAAGTAAATGGTCTTATATAGATAGAATGACCTGATAGAAAATTATCTTTTTCCCAAACACTAGCGTATTCTGGCGTAAAACCTAGTTCTTGATTTCTTTTAGCTATCCCTTTAACAGCATTCAGGAATACTTTTTCATCAATCCCAGGCATATGAAGACCCTCCATAGAACTTTTCATTCTTTTAGCATTTTCATCAGGTCTGAATATTTTTAAGCTACCATCTTTTTGAGGAAACGCTTTTAATCCTTCAAAGCATCCCATACCGTACTGGCTTGTATAGGAAACCATTGGCAATTGCCCTAGTTCATTTCTTTTGGCTAATAGTTCTGATTTATCTTGAGATGAAAGTTGAAGCTCTTCTTCAAAAGAGAAATGCTTCTTTTCTTCAAAATTTCCTTTCCAAGATTGATTTATATATTTTGCTGTATAAATCCATGGCAAAATTGATAAAGAAAATCCCATTTAAATTTCTCCCTTTTTAATACAGATAAAGCTATTTAATCAGTCCTTTAAAAAAAAGTCCAATCTTACATAAAAGGGCTTGTATTTTTTACAAATACTATGTGTTCGGATAAATATATTGCCATTGGCAGAGTTATCTCCATTATGTCCATATAGAATTGTTAGTAGACCTTTAAAAAAGTAAAGAAAAACTTGACAGAAAAAATTAGCACTGGATATACTGAAACAAATAAGAAGGTTAATGGGTATTATCCATTGATCGATTAAAAAACGGAGGAAAAGTTTTTATGAAGAAGTTTTTACTTTTTTCATTGTTAGTTGCGTTTGTAGCATCATTCGCAATAGCGCAAACCGAAGTATCTGGTGAGCTTAAATTTGGTTATGCATCTGATTTTGATGGTGAAGTAACAAAGGGCTTAAAAGATGACTATAGTAAAGCTGATGTAAAGATTACTGTTGCTAACGAGTTAAATGATTTTACTTCTATTGAAGCTACAATCAAGGCTGATTCAGGTTTTATGGCAGTTGATTCTGCATGGCTTCAGACTGATATTGGATCTTCCTTAGGAGTACTTCCTGTTGTAGCAAAAATTGGTAAATTTGATGCTAGAGGAGAAAGATTTGGTAAGGTTAGCGGTTTTGAAGCAGAAGCCGTTGATGTAAAACTTGGAGGAGATAGTGCAAAAGCTAATTACCAAGTTGATGTAAAACCAGCTGAAGTTTTTAATGTTCGTGTAATTACTGATTTTAAATCAGTGAAAGACGGTTTTATGTATTTCACAGCTTTGGGTTATGGTTCTGCGGCTGATGCAAACTATGAACTAGGTTTCAATACTAATGGTACAAAAGATGCAACAAGTACATTTTTTGCTACAGCAAATTATGAATATGCAACAGATGCTTTTTCTGTCAAACCAGGTGTTAACTTTTCTTACAAGGCTTTAGGTGTTGGTGACACAGAAATAAGTGGCGTTAAGCATACTTATGATGGTGGAAATGAAATCTTCTTTGGTTTGGGTGTTAATGCAGCGGTATCTGATCTTACTCTTACAAGTGGTATGAACTTCGTTTCAGTAAACAGAGAAAAGTGGGACAATGGATCCGATGCTAATAAGTATTCACAGGTACAAAATCTTACTGCTTCAGTAGCGTATAACTTGTTTGAAGGTTTATTCCAACCTTATGTTGGTGTTGATTTTGCTCTTGGTACTAATGAAGACTCTTATAACAAAGACGCAAAAGCTTTCCAATTCTTAGAAGCAGGAGCACAATCTGAAGTATCAGGTGTAACATTTACTTATGGTTACGCTTATATTGCTAAGAAAGATGACAGCGCAACTTATGCTAAACAGTCATTGAACGCACCTATTGATATGGTAGCTGCTGAAAACGATAAAGCTGCAAATGCATTCTTCTTATCTGCAAAGGTTTCTTTCTAATAAGTAATTTTTGTTAGTATTATGCTATATATCCCACCGTCTTTGACGGTGGGTTTTTATTTAAAATCAATCCCCCATAAATTTCTGTATTCCTTATAACTAACATATTATAAGGAGTCATATATGCAGCCATTCAATTCTGTCGTAGTCGAAGGGAATCTGGTAAAAGATCCTGAAACACGAACAACCCCAAACGGTCACAAATTAAGTTTATTTACTGTAGCACACAATTATTATTACAAAGTCGATGGAGAGCAGACTAAGGGAGTCAACTATTTTGACATTGAAGTCTGGAATAGAACATCTGAGTTTGCAGAGGAATATCTATCAAAAGGCACTAATGTAAGAATAGCTGGTATTTTGAGACAGGATCGTTGGAATGATAAAGATGGTCATGTTCGATCTAAAATAAAAATCATTGGGGAACATATTGAGTTCCGTACTTTACGCACAGATAAAAAAGTGACAAATCAATCAGAGTTTGAAGTCACATTTTAGAAAAATTAATTGACATGTCGTTATACTCCTGTGTATAAAGGTATAATCGTTTCTATTAGTAGAAACGGTTATATTTTATCAGGAGCGTATATGCCTAAAGAATATAGACAAGACACTATTATTAAAGTCCTTCCTGGTGAACGATTCACACCCTATTCTCTAGCAGAAAAACTCCATGCAAAAGTTGTTTTAGAATCATCCTCTTTGAATAATGGTAGAGAGCGTTATTCCATTCTTTTAGTAGATGAAGCTTTTAAAATTGTTCAATCGTCTGGTAGAAGCTATATGAAAAAGGGTAATAAATTATTAGAAATAAAAAGTCAGGCTAAAGATATTCTAGATGTTCTTAACTATTTTGCTGAACAACATAGCCCTTTAAAACAAAATTTACCATTTCCTGCAGGTGGATTAGGGTTTCTTAGTTTTGAGTTTTGTCAGTATTGTGATGATATACCTCTCACGAATAATCCAAATCCTCTAAATTTGCCTGAAGCTGTATTTATTTTTGGGCACATTTTTATAATCTTTGATCATTATACAGATGTGATCTATCTGGTTGGTATTAATTACAAAGAAAGTGAAATTAATCTAACAAAAGCAATTGATAGAACTGTTGATGCTATCAATGACTTAAATTTTAACTACCTAGCTCCCAAAGATAATGACTTTGAAGTTGAAGTATTAACAGATTCTTCTGTAGAAGAACAATATAAAGCCAATGTAAGTTTTATAAAAGATGAAATCGTAAAGGGTAATTTACTACAATGTGTCCCTTCAAGAAGATTACAGGTAAAAACTAAATTACCTGCCTTGGAAGCTTACCGGCGACTTCGTTCAAGTAATCCTTCCCCCTATTTATTCTTTTTTAATTTTGATGACTACCAAATGTTTGGTTCTTCTCCAGAAGTTCATGTCAAAGTTCACGAGGGGAAGGCTCTGATTCGACCTATTGCTGGTACAAGAAGGCGTGGGAAGACGAATCAGGAAGATTTGCTACTAGAGAAGGAACTATTAGATGACCCAAAAGAAAGAGCTGAACATCTCATGCTTGTAGATCTAGCGCGGAATGACCTCGGTCGCTTATGTGAAAAAGAAACAGTCCAGGTAACATCCTATGCCCAAGTAGAAAGATATAGTCACGTCATGCATATTGTT
Protein-coding sequences here:
- the ilvE gene encoding branched-chain-amino-acid transaminase, encoding MGFSLSILPWIYTAKYINQSWKGNFEEKKHFSFEEELQLSSQDKSELLAKRNELGQLPMVSYTSQYGMGCFEGLKAFPQKDGSLKIFRPDENAKRMKSSMEGLHMPGIDEKVFLNAVKGIAKRNQELGFTPEYASVWEKDNFLSGHSIYIRPFTYSEAAIGLGYSEAPWFIVISTPVSSYFGTGSSKAITTDRIRATKRGTGWIKCDANYVIPTLAKKEAEQQGYMEAIFLDSMESKYIEEGSSSNFFILLNDGTLVTPSLGDTILPGITRKSIMTLAVDMGLTVVERQISIEEALDAGKECFVTGTAAGISFLESMTHKGKTKVFNAGKMGELTKELLLTLKGIQYGSKEDKYNWMVSV
- a CDS encoding single-stranded DNA-binding protein → MQPFNSVVVEGNLVKDPETRTTPNGHKLSLFTVAHNYYYKVDGEQTKGVNYFDIEVWNRTSEFAEEYLSKGTNVRIAGILRQDRWNDKDGHVRSKIKIIGEHIEFRTLRTDKKVTNQSEFEVTF
- the trpE gene encoding anthranilate synthase component I, with protein sequence MPKEYRQDTIIKVLPGERFTPYSLAEKLHAKVVLESSSLNNGRERYSILLVDEAFKIVQSSGRSYMKKGNKLLEIKSQAKDILDVLNYFAEQHSPLKQNLPFPAGGLGFLSFEFCQYCDDIPLTNNPNPLNLPEAVFIFGHIFIIFDHYTDVIYLVGINYKESEINLTKAIDRTVDAINDLNFNYLAPKDNDFEVEVLTDSSVEEQYKANVSFIKDEIVKGNLLQCVPSRRLQVKTKLPALEAYRRLRSSNPSPYLFFFNFDDYQMFGSSPEVHVKVHEGKALIRPIAGTRRRGKTNQEDLLLEKELLDDPKERAEHLMLVDLARNDLGRLCEKETVQVTSYAQVERYSHVMHIVSNVEGLLKDNKNGMDAIRATFPAGTVSGAPKIQAIKTISQLESFERGFYAGLVGYFEPGGNLDTCIAIRTGLKQGDVITLQAGGGIVHDSEPERELEETNEKLRALASSIGIEV